The genomic DNA CACGGTCAAAGCCGTCGGCGCCGGTCACAGCTTCACCGGGATCGCCATCGCCCCCGGTGTGCTCCTGGAACTGGACGACCTGCAGGGACTCGTGTCCGCGGACGTCGCGAGCGGACGGGTCACGCTCCTCGCCGGTACCCGGCTGCACCGCATCCCCGGGCTGCTCGCCCGCTACGGCCTCGCGATGGAGAACCTCGGCGACATCGACCGCCAGTCCATCGCCGGCGCGATCTCCACGGGCACGCACGGCACCGGCGCCGGTTTCGGCGGACTCGCCACCCAGGTCGTCGGGGTGACCCTCATCACCGCCGACGGGGAGTTCCTCCGCATCGACGAGGCGCACAGTCCGGAGCTCCTACCCGCGGTCGCTCTGGGGCTGGGCGCGCTCGGCATCATCGTCGAGGTCACCCTGCAGTGCGTGCCCACGTTCGTGATGCATGCGGTCGACGAGCCGCTGCCGCTGGACGAGGTGCTCGGCACGATCGACGAACGCGTCGCCGCCGCCGACCATTTCGAGTTCTACTGGTTCCCGCATACCGACGTCGCACTCACCAAGCGGCAGTCGCGTCTGCCGGAATCGACGCGACGGAGGCCGCTCCCGGTCGTGGGCCGGTGGGTGGATGAGACCCTGCTCGCGAACGGCGTCTATCGCGTCGTCTGCGCGGCGGGACAGGCGGTGCCGGCGATCACGCCGCCGTTCAACCGGCTCGCGGTGCGGCTCACCGGTGACCGTGAGTACACCGACCTCTCGAATCGCGTGCTCACCCAGAGCCGGACCGTGCGCTTCCGCGAGATGGAGTACGCGCTGCCGGCGGCCGAGGTGGTGCCGGCATTCCGCGCCCTCCAGGAGCTCATCGCCGAGCGCGGCTGGCGGATCGAGTTCCCCGTGG from Microbacterium paraoxydans includes the following:
- a CDS encoding D-arabinono-1,4-lactone oxidase, which translates into the protein MTRIGGTWQNWGRSASVRPVRVERPRSPEGVQRAVRAAVRQGLTVKAVGAGHSFTGIAIAPGVLLELDDLQGLVSADVASGRVTLLAGTRLHRIPGLLARYGLAMENLGDIDRQSIAGAISTGTHGTGAGFGGLATQVVGVTLITADGEFLRIDEAHSPELLPAVALGLGALGIIVEVTLQCVPTFVMHAVDEPLPLDEVLGTIDERVAAADHFEFYWFPHTDVALTKRQSRLPESTRRRPLPVVGRWVDETLLANGVYRVVCAAGQAVPAITPPFNRLAVRLTGDREYTDLSNRVLTQSRTVRFREMEYALPAAEVVPAFRALQELIAERGWRIEFPVEVRFAAADDRWLSTAYGRPSAYIAVHRYWRADPTAYFGAVEEIMRAHGGRPHWGKLHTMTRETLRGSYPRFDDFVALRDRLDPDRRFTNRYLERVLGR